Genomic window (Thermotoga sp. SG1):
TCTTCAGTCTTTGCCTCTTCTATGATCTTTCCTGCGTACATGATCGCTATCCTGTCTGCCACGTTTGCATGAACCCCCATGTCGTGCGTGACCAGAACGATGGTGTTCTGTCTTGAGGACTGTATCTCCTTGAGAAGTTGCACCACACCTCTCTGTGTCACAACGTCGAGGGCCGTTGTGGGTTCGTCTGCGATGATCACCTTCGGTGAAAGGACGGTCGCAAGGGCGATTGTCACCCTCTGTCTCATACCACCGGACAACTGGTGTGGATAGGCGTTGAGGATCTCTATCGGAAGGCCAAGTTCTTTTATGTGTTCTTTTGCCATCTCGTAGGCCTCTTCCTTTGTCTTTCCGCTTGTGTGACTCTCTATGAAGTCCTTGAAGGTTTCTTTTATCTTCACCACGGGATTGAGTACGCTCATCGATCCCTGTGGAACATAAGAGATGAAACTCCACCTCAACTTTCTTCTTTCCTCTTCATTCAGAGAGTAAACATCTATTTCTTCTCCGTTCTCTCTGTACAGTACCTTTCCTCCCACGATTCTCTGAGGAGGTTCTATCGCAGCAAAGAGCGCTTTGAGAAGCGTGCTCTTTCCACATCCGCTCTCTCCAGCTATGCCGTATATCTCGTTCTCGTTGATCGATATGTTCACATCGTCCACCGCTTTTACCACTCTCTTTTTGCCGAATATGTCCAGAATGTAGTAAGATTTGAGATTCTCTGTCCTCAACACTTCCACCGCTATCACCTCATGCCTGTCCTATTCTCTGTATCCTCATCCTCGGATCAAGGTACTCACTGATGCTGACCGAGATGAGATACAGCGCTATGAACAGAAAGATTGATGTTATGACCGGTGTCAATACCCACCACCAGTATCCCAGAAGAAGTGCCTGGTAGTTTATCGACCACTGGAGCATGGTGCCAAGGGTTGGAATGTCGAGGTTGGAAACACCCAGGATTGCGAGTGTGATCTCCATTCCGATCGCCCAGGACATGTTACCGATGAGCGTTGCGAAGATGAGAGGAATCAAAAACGGCAGATACTCTTTGAAGACGATGGCCAGAGCCTTCGAACCTGAAAGGAGGGCAGTGTAGGTGAAATCCCTCTCTCTCAGACTCAAAACCTGGGATCTTATGACCCTCGCATCCCATGCCCAGCCGAAGACGCCAAGAAGAAGTCCCAGCATGGGTAGACTGAGCCGTGCCTTCACCATCGTGGCAATGAGAACGATTATGATGAAAAGAGGTATCACAAGGAAAGAGTCGCTCAGAAACATCAGTACCCTGTCAGCGGTTCCTCCCTTGTATCCGGCGATCATTCCCACGATCATCGCTATGATCCTTGAGACAAGACCCGCTATGAGCGACATGATGAGCGAGTTCCTCACGGCAAAGGTGAGTTTCCAGAAGATATCCTGTCCCATGGAGTTTGTACCCAGTATGTGGGGCCACTGGGGAGGAAGATCCCTTGGAACCTGGTTCCACAGATAAGGGTTGTAGGGCGAAAAGAAAGACAGAACAGAAAGTCCCGCAAGAACCAGAAACACTATAAAACCGAATCTGAAGCGTGTATCTCTCAACAGATCCTTCAACACCTGCATTCTTTCCACTCCCTTTTCATCTGTATCTCACCCTCGGATCGAACAGGGGATAAAGCAGATCTATCAAAAGGATACTCGTTGTGATCAGAAGGATAGAAAGTGTGCTGACCCCCATTAAAAGGTTGTAGTCACCCGTGAATATGGCGTTGTAGAGGAGTGTTCCAATACCGGGGTAGGAAAACACGATCTCCGTGATCAAGGCTCCTCCGAAGATCTGACCTAAAGATAGAGCAAGTCCTGTTATCTGTGGCAACATGGCGTTTCTTATGACGTACCTTCGAACGATTCTCTTCTCCTCTATTCCTCCCATCTTGGCGTACTTGACGTAGTCTTCTGACTTCACACTCTGAACGACGAGTTTCATCGCCTGGAACCAGATGAACACACCGATCAGTATCAGGGACAGAGCCGGCAAAAACGCGTGTTTCAACAGGATCAGAAGGTTTTCCCAGCTGAAGGTGAACTGCATCCCTATCGCAAAGCCGCCTCCAATTGGGAAGATGGGAATGATGTATGCGAGAAGAATCAGGAGTCCGAGGGCAAGGATATAGTACGGCATCGGTCTTATCACCATTGCTATTCCATCGAGTATCTTCACCCATCTTCTGTTCGAAAAGTACCCCGCAAGACCTCCAAGGATGTTTCCTATGATCCAGGAAAGAAGGGTTGTCACCAAAAGAAGCCATGCTGTCCACGGTAAAGACTGCTTTATCAGTATTATCACAGGCGTTGGGAACTGGTAGTAAGAAGGACCAAAATCACCCTTCAAAAAGCGTTTCCAGAAGTTTATGTACTGTTCCCACAGACTTCCTTTCAGTCCGTAAAGCTCCTTCAGAGTTTCTGTCATCTCTTCTATCGCCTTCGGGTCCATATACGTTCCTTGGGCTACAAGACGATTTATGAACTGCTGTACCGGATCCGTAGGTAGAAACCTCGGTATGAAAAAGATCATCGTGATTCCCACCCAGATAACAAGAAAGTACGTTATCAGTCTTGGGAGAAGATACCTTCTCACGAAGTTCAAGATCTCTGACCTCCTTTTCTCTTTAAAGGGCCGGGGGTTATCCCCCCGGCCCCCGTTTGAAAGATATTTTACATCATTTTCTACCGGTTGGTTTCAGGAACGGAAGCATGTACTTGAAGTTGGGCCAGTGATGGTACGGCTGTGCATACATGTTCTCCGCTCCTGGATAGTTCGTCCAGTAGTACTCATCCCATGCTATGACACCCGGGTAGTTGAACGTCGGTATCGTTGGCATTTCTTTGACGAGAAGCTTCAGACCTTCAACTCCAAGTTCGATGAGTTTCTTCGTGTCTCCCCAGGTTGTTTGCTGTATCTCGTCTATGATTTTGTCCATTTCAGGATTGCTCCATCTTGCGTAGTTACCCCATGGCGCGTTCTCTCCAATGGGTCTGATGTATTTGGAGTGGAACGGCTCGAGCGTTCTGAACAGATCCGGATGTCCACCCCACGGTTCTGCTGCTGGCCAGTCTGTTGAGACTTCGAATTCTCCTCTTTGATCAAGAGTTGCCGCTGCATCTGTTGTCTGGACCGTTACATCGATACCGAATTTCTTCCACGCCTGAGCGGCTGCGAAGGCGTTTCTGTAACCCGGGTGAGCCGGATTGGTTCCCGTGGTGATGGTGATTTTCCAGAGTTCACCGTTGGGCAGGTGCCATTTTCCATCTTTGTCCCTGTAGAATCCGTTCTTTTCAAGAAGTTTCGCCGCAACATCGGGTGCGTATTTCCACCATCCAGGCCCGAAGATCCTTTTGATCAGTTCTGGGTTGTCAGGAACGGGGTATCCTCTCTTCTTTGCGTATTCAGCCAGCCTGAATCCTGCTGTTGGATCGTAAGGTTTGAACTTTTCTCCGTTTCCAAGGTCGAGTTCAAAGTTCTTCAGCCAATCTTCAAGTTTTGTGAAGTACCAGTTGTAGTATGCAGTTGTGAGAGGAATGTGAATGGGGCTCAGGGTGACTGCTCCGTCGAATGCGTTAGCTGCGTATTCGACGATGTCAATCGCAAGCGTAAGTGCCCATCTCACTTCAGGATTGTTGAAGGGTTCTTTGGCTGTGTTGAAGTGAAGCCCTGTCACACATGGGTCGATGTTGACGGTCCACGGGAAGTTTCTTCTCCAGGCTCTTGCAGTTTTGACTCTGCTGAGAACGGCTTTGAGTGCTTCAAGCGTGAGATCAGCTGCATCGAGCTGGTGCTGTGCCATGGCGAGAACCTGCTTTTCGGGACCACCGTACGTGATGAAGAGCACGTATTTTGGTTGTGGCATGCCATAGAGCATTCCTGTTGGTGTTCTGTCCCAGTCTTCTCTTCTTTCCCAGAGCGTCCAGTATCCTCCAGGATCGTATCCTTTGAGAACGTAAGGCCCTGTTCCAACGGGTGGGTTGAAATCAAACGTGAGAGGATCTTCCACTTTCTCGAATATGTGTTTCGGAAGAGGTCTCAGGGCACCCCATCTGTCGAGGAAGTAGGTGTGGAATCTGGAGTTGGGTGCGTTAAGCTTAATCACGACTGTGTAATCATCCACCTTCACGATCTCTTTTACCTGCTGCATCTGGGAGTTGTATCCCATTCCCGGTGTGTTTTTGACGAGTTCGATGGTGTAAATTAGATCATCTGCTGTGAACG
Coding sequences:
- a CDS encoding ABC transporter permease, whose translation is MNFVRRYLLPRLITYFLVIWVGITMIFFIPRFLPTDPVQQFINRLVAQGTYMDPKAIEEMTETLKELYGLKGSLWEQYINFWKRFLKGDFGPSYYQFPTPVIILIKQSLPWTAWLLLVTTLLSWIIGNILGGLAGYFSNRRWVKILDGIAMVIRPMPYYILALGLLILLAYIIPIFPIGGGFAIGMQFTFSWENLLILLKHAFLPALSLILIGVFIWFQAMKLVVQSVKSEDYVKYAKMGGIEEKRIVRRYVIRNAMLPQITGLALSLGQIFGGALITEIVFSYPGIGTLLYNAIFTGDYNLLMGVSTLSILLITTSILLIDLLYPLFDPRVRYR
- a CDS encoding ABC transporter substrate-binding protein, with amino-acid sequence MKKFLVILFVVSMFSLFFAQQLPPGIPRNETFIADNLTGRAANPGNFNIWATWVWNDRGIQNLLLEPLWCVEYATGEIINALAAEPPKYNSDFTELTIKLRKGVYWSDGVPFTADDLIYTIELVKNTPGMGYNSQMQQVKEIVKVDDYTVVIKLNAPNSRFHTYFLDRWGALRPLPKHIFEKVEDPLTFDFNPPVGTGPYVLKGYDPGGYWTLWERREDWDRTPTGMLYGMPQPKYVLFITYGGPEKQVLAMAQHQLDAADLTLEALKAVLSRVKTARAWRRNFPWTVNIDPCVTGLHFNTAKEPFNNPEVRWALTLAIDIVEYAANAFDGAVTLSPIHIPLTTAYYNWYFTKLEDWLKNFELDLGNGEKFKPYDPTAGFRLAEYAKKRGYPVPDNPELIKRIFGPGWWKYAPDVAAKLLEKNGFYRDKDGKWHLPNGELWKITITTGTNPAHPGYRNAFAAAQAWKKFGIDVTVQTTDAAATLDQRGEFEVSTDWPAAEPWGGHPDLFRTLEPFHSKYIRPIGENAPWGNYARWSNPEMDKIIDEIQQTTWGDTKKLIELGVEGLKLLVKEMPTIPTFNYPGVIAWDEYYWTNYPGAENMYAQPYHHWPNFKYMLPFLKPTGRK
- a CDS encoding ABC transporter permease; translated protein: MQVLKDLLRDTRFRFGFIVFLVLAGLSVLSFFSPYNPYLWNQVPRDLPPQWPHILGTNSMGQDIFWKLTFAVRNSLIMSLIAGLVSRIIAMIVGMIAGYKGGTADRVLMFLSDSFLVIPLFIIIVLIATMVKARLSLPMLGLLLGVFGWAWDARVIRSQVLSLRERDFTYTALLSGSKALAIVFKEYLPFLIPLIFATLIGNMSWAIGMEITLAILGVSNLDIPTLGTMLQWSINYQALLLGYWWWVLTPVITSIFLFIALYLISVSISEYLDPRMRIQRIGQA
- a CDS encoding ABC transporter ATP-binding protein, which gives rise to MIAVEVLRTENLKSYYILDIFGKKRVVKAVDDVNISINENEIYGIAGESGCGKSTLLKALFAAIEPPQRIVGGKVLYRENGEEIDVYSLNEEERRKLRWSFISYVPQGSMSVLNPVVKIKETFKDFIESHTSGKTKEEAYEMAKEHIKELGLPIEILNAYPHQLSGGMRQRVTIALATVLSPKVIIADEPTTALDVVTQRGVVQLLKEIQSSRQNTIVLVTHDMGVHANVADRIAIMYAGKIIEEAKTEEIFENPMHPYTKYLIFSLPKFGDKGRRESAPGSPPSLADLPPGCSFHPRCPHAFDRCKKETPPLKEYLPGHKVACWLVEEGKNVAS